In Bosea vestrisii, the following are encoded in one genomic region:
- a CDS encoding cellulose biosynthesis cyclic di-GMP-binding regulatory protein BcsB — MRMRLLPILAAAAILPIGGAALRAQEAQTPPKEPAPFMIVPPAQQPAAPRPPEPPRVAVPAPAIPASFAFKPLLPAARVTLEGESDTRSWAFYLTQDEASADLNLDIAFQNALVVMPEASRLTVRINGERIMEAPIASSDRLKRTSTAIRKGLLRPGQNTIRFEAVQRHRTDCTITSTYELWTRIDGAGTRLSFRNPATQQSRLRSIDDLPAVGADESGQTTIHIVAPGATRAIAAGSILAVAQGVALRGRYSQAAVRVSERLPERIRPGVLTVLLGTSKELRDLIGALPPEAGAGSFLGFVANPKLGPAALLVTGETWPDLEAIIARLLTGPVSRPTNINRKTMDTASWHVPDAPFISGKQALRFSELGVPTQESSGRRMRVRAVVAMPGDFYANAYGEATLYLDGAYSEEVLPGSGHIEIFVNGNVAATVPLNASNGGLFQQTPITVPLRHFRPGINEIWFEAVMPTRSDLACGPGATLPGKNRFALFDTTALAFPDFAKIGVSPNLAAVAGTGFPYSIASQVALVVGRQDLPNLGAAATLLARLAQRADRPLPIDILGSAATVGNRPALIVGAAGQLPAGLLPRVGIADNVRNTWPQRADAVVVVPESEGAAVFEAVINRFQGRQTTPEDSGGIAPTTEGVRDRWRGSLGGPLARYFISFDQWLQRTFDLSFAQLRTPSRAPSLYEPAEGAELIAAQATDPDTRQVWTAFVVRQEDALERAADRLVTPGNWAGMAGKVTAFRNGQDNHVISADSTSFVMTRPFSLANMRLVFANWMSSNIGIYALALLAACIGLGIGTFLMLGRLGRRS, encoded by the coding sequence ATGAGAATGCGTCTCCTGCCCATCCTCGCCGCGGCAGCGATCCTCCCGATCGGAGGGGCGGCACTGCGGGCACAGGAAGCCCAGACGCCGCCGAAGGAGCCGGCGCCGTTCATGATCGTGCCGCCGGCCCAGCAGCCGGCCGCGCCACGCCCACCGGAGCCGCCGCGAGTTGCCGTGCCCGCGCCGGCCATTCCGGCCAGCTTCGCCTTCAAGCCCTTGCTGCCGGCGGCCCGCGTTACGCTCGAAGGCGAAAGCGACACGCGCAGCTGGGCCTTCTACCTGACCCAGGACGAAGCGAGCGCCGATCTCAATCTCGACATCGCCTTCCAGAACGCGCTGGTCGTGATGCCCGAGGCCTCGCGGCTGACGGTCCGCATCAATGGCGAGCGCATCATGGAGGCGCCGATCGCCTCCTCCGATCGCCTGAAGCGAACCTCCACCGCGATCCGCAAGGGGCTGCTCAGGCCCGGTCAGAACACGATCCGTTTCGAGGCTGTGCAGCGCCACCGCACCGACTGCACGATCACCTCCACCTATGAATTGTGGACGCGCATCGATGGTGCGGGCACCAGGCTGTCCTTCAGGAATCCGGCGACTCAGCAATCACGGCTGCGCAGCATCGACGACCTTCCGGCCGTCGGCGCCGACGAAAGCGGGCAGACGACGATTCACATCGTTGCGCCAGGTGCCACGCGCGCCATTGCTGCGGGCAGCATCCTCGCCGTCGCGCAGGGAGTCGCCTTGCGTGGCCGCTACAGCCAGGCCGCGGTGCGGGTCTCCGAGCGGCTGCCGGAGCGTATCCGCCCCGGCGTGCTGACCGTTCTGCTCGGCACCAGCAAGGAATTGCGCGACCTCATCGGCGCGCTTCCGCCCGAGGCGGGGGCCGGCAGCTTCCTCGGCTTCGTCGCCAATCCGAAGCTCGGCCCTGCCGCCCTGCTCGTTACCGGCGAGACCTGGCCGGATCTCGAGGCGATCATCGCCAGGCTCCTGACCGGTCCAGTGTCCAGGCCGACCAACATCAACCGCAAGACGATGGACACGGCGAGCTGGCATGTGCCGGATGCGCCGTTCATCTCGGGCAAGCAGGCGCTGCGCTTCTCCGAGCTCGGCGTTCCCACCCAGGAATCCTCGGGCCGGCGCATGCGCGTACGCGCCGTCGTCGCCATGCCCGGAGATTTCTACGCCAACGCCTATGGCGAGGCGACGCTCTATCTCGACGGCGCCTATTCGGAGGAAGTCCTTCCCGGCTCCGGTCACATCGAGATCTTCGTCAACGGCAACGTCGCGGCGACGGTGCCGCTCAATGCGTCGAATGGCGGGCTCTTCCAGCAAACCCCGATCACCGTGCCGCTCCGGCACTTCCGGCCCGGGATCAACGAGATCTGGTTCGAGGCGGTCATGCCAACGCGGTCCGACCTCGCCTGCGGGCCCGGCGCGACCCTGCCCGGAAAGAACCGCTTCGCGCTGTTCGACACCACGGCGCTGGCGTTCCCGGATTTCGCCAAGATCGGGGTCAGCCCTAATCTCGCCGCCGTGGCGGGCACCGGTTTCCCCTATTCGATCGCCTCGCAGGTGGCGCTGGTCGTCGGCCGGCAGGACCTGCCCAATCTCGGCGCCGCCGCCACGCTGCTCGCCCGGCTGGCCCAACGCGCCGACCGGCCACTGCCGATCGACATCCTCGGCAGCGCCGCGACCGTCGGCAACCGCCCCGCTTTGATCGTCGGCGCCGCCGGCCAGTTGCCGGCCGGACTGCTGCCGCGCGTCGGCATCGCCGACAATGTCCGCAACACCTGGCCGCAGCGCGCGGACGCCGTCGTCGTCGTGCCGGAATCCGAAGGCGCTGCCGTGTTCGAGGCGGTGATCAACCGCTTCCAGGGTCGGCAGACGACACCGGAGGATTCGGGCGGCATCGCGCCGACGACGGAAGGGGTCCGCGACCGCTGGCGCGGCTCGCTCGGCGGCCCCCTCGCCCGCTACTTCATCAGCTTCGACCAGTGGCTGCAGCGGACCTTCGACCTCTCCTTCGCGCAGCTGCGCACGCCTTCGCGCGCGCCTTCGCTCTACGAGCCGGCGGAAGGGGCCGAATTGATCGCCGCGCAGGCGACCGATCCCGACACAAGGCAGGTCTGGACCGCCTTCGTGGTGCGCCAAGAGGACGCGCTGGAGCGGGCGGCTGACAGGCTCGTCACCCCAGGCAACTGGGCCGGCATGGCCGGAAAGGTCACGGCCTTCCGGAACGGCCAGGACAATCACGTCATTTCGGCGGACAGCACCTCCTTCGTCATGACGCGACCGTTCAGCCTGGCCAATATGCGCCTGGTCTTCGCCAACTGGATGTCGAGCAATATCGGCATCTACGCGCTGGCATTGCTCGCAGCCTGCATCGGCCTCGGCATCGGAACCTTCCTGATGCTCGGCCGGTTGGGGAGGCGTTCATGA
- a CDS encoding tetratricopeptide repeat protein → MHVKSVLITVAASSAVFYGLGRYGHELTWRDAPSPAVQQALAQTETQPDSTQATGPAAGQTETELAQAPAGRPGSPAAPQAQKVDETALRYFATQGDTRRYEAELARLRALYPEWKPPTDLTSPQPTGDPELERIWRLFAEGKYGEARAAIGQRNSADPSWQAPADLIAQLDRAEAGQRLANASNAKQWEQVIRIGTETPALLTCANVDALWRVAEAFAQTGAPERARDAYAYVLTNCTNPAERVGTLQKALASLPEALVSPLLAQERQTEFSGIRDEIARRHVGKAAEDPTLTATPEEIRRIEALANAATTPDDPILLGFYSFRHNEPAKAVSWFQMALARNGGAKAAEGAVLALGALQKYQEAETLGAQWLEAGPANRKAYLDVATALIAQEPAPRLERAVIERIAKTVGVDRYAPGGAALGWYAYNSGQVAPAETWFETALSWDRNYEPAAYGLALVHQRLRDQGALRAIIAEWRSRSARIADLLNPARGRAPTAVREVRPLPETSPTARMVPAPEPVERAPRRVTRIEAAPPSRYEDDSPAVVVARRPAPERPRSGSCGAGTSGAAALQRGWCLLNLKRPAAAAEAFDAAQRGGNAQIAADAAAGKAYAKIQQGLTGEASAAAASATLPPARRKELQTLLLSERFYAQYEAKDFNGALITLGERARYASESTDLMQMRGWSYFNLGRFDDAAQVFQALYRANGSPQAMSGLTAIRDITQRNRY, encoded by the coding sequence ATGCATGTGAAATCCGTGCTGATCACGGTCGCGGCCTCGAGCGCCGTCTTCTACGGGCTGGGCCGCTATGGCCATGAGCTGACATGGCGGGACGCACCGTCGCCGGCCGTCCAGCAGGCACTGGCCCAGACAGAGACGCAGCCCGATTCCACCCAAGCCACCGGACCTGCAGCCGGGCAGACCGAGACCGAATTGGCCCAGGCCCCGGCTGGACGGCCAGGCTCGCCGGCCGCGCCGCAGGCGCAGAAGGTCGACGAGACAGCCCTGCGCTATTTCGCGACGCAGGGCGACACCCGCCGCTACGAGGCGGAGCTCGCCCGGCTGCGCGCCCTCTATCCCGAGTGGAAGCCGCCAACCGACCTGACCTCGCCCCAGCCGACCGGCGATCCCGAGCTCGAACGGATCTGGCGGCTGTTCGCCGAAGGCAAATATGGCGAGGCGCGCGCCGCGATCGGACAGCGCAACAGCGCCGATCCGAGCTGGCAGGCGCCGGCCGATCTGATCGCCCAACTCGACCGGGCTGAAGCCGGCCAGCGCCTGGCCAATGCCTCCAATGCCAAGCAGTGGGAACAGGTCATCCGCATCGGCACCGAGACGCCGGCGCTCCTGACCTGCGCCAATGTCGACGCGCTCTGGCGCGTGGCCGAGGCCTTCGCCCAGACCGGCGCGCCGGAGCGGGCCCGCGACGCCTATGCCTATGTGCTGACCAACTGCACCAACCCGGCCGAGCGGGTCGGCACCCTGCAGAAGGCGCTCGCCAGCCTGCCCGAGGCGCTGGTCAGCCCGTTGCTGGCGCAGGAGCGGCAGACCGAATTCTCCGGCATCCGCGACGAGATCGCGCGACGGCATGTCGGCAAGGCCGCCGAAGACCCGACCCTGACCGCAACGCCCGAGGAGATCCGCCGCATCGAGGCGCTCGCCAATGCGGCGACGACGCCGGATGACCCGATCCTGCTCGGCTTCTACAGCTTCCGCCATAACGAGCCGGCCAAGGCCGTAAGCTGGTTCCAGATGGCGCTGGCGCGCAATGGCGGTGCCAAGGCGGCGGAAGGGGCCGTGCTCGCTCTGGGCGCGCTGCAGAAATACCAGGAGGCAGAGACGCTCGGCGCACAATGGCTCGAAGCCGGCCCGGCCAACCGAAAAGCCTATCTCGACGTCGCGACCGCGCTGATAGCGCAGGAGCCGGCGCCGCGGCTCGAACGCGCCGTGATCGAGCGCATCGCCAAGACGGTCGGCGTCGACCGCTATGCGCCCGGCGGCGCCGCGCTCGGCTGGTACGCCTATAATTCCGGGCAGGTCGCGCCGGCCGAGACCTGGTTCGAAACCGCCCTGTCCTGGGATCGCAACTACGAGCCGGCCGCTTACGGCCTGGCGCTCGTGCATCAGCGCCTGCGCGACCAGGGCGCCTTACGCGCCATCATCGCCGAATGGCGTAGCCGTTCAGCGCGCATCGCGGACCTGCTGAACCCGGCGCGCGGGCGCGCCCCAACCGCAGTGCGGGAAGTCCGGCCTCTGCCCGAGACGAGCCCGACGGCCCGGATGGTTCCGGCGCCAGAGCCCGTCGAGCGGGCTCCACGTCGCGTCACCCGAATAGAGGCTGCACCGCCATCCCGCTACGAAGACGATAGTCCCGCCGTGGTTGTGGCGCGCCGCCCAGCGCCCGAGCGCCCGCGCAGCGGTTCCTGCGGCGCCGGCACAAGCGGAGCAGCTGCGCTCCAGCGCGGCTGGTGCCTGCTCAACCTCAAGCGGCCGGCCGCAGCGGCGGAGGCGTTCGACGCGGCCCAGCGCGGCGGCAACGCCCAGATCGCAGCCGATGCCGCTGCGGGCAAGGCCTATGCGAAAATCCAGCAGGGGTTGACGGGGGAAGCGAGCGCCGCGGCTGCCAGTGCCACCCTGCCCCCGGCGCGCCGCAAGGAGTTGCAGACCCTGCTCCTGTCCGAGCGCTTCTACGCGCAATACGAGGCCAAGGACTTCAATGGCGCGCTGATCACGCTGGGCGAGCGGGCGCGCTACGCCTCCGAAAGCACCGACCTGATGCAGATGCGCGGCTGGTCCTATTTCAATCTCGGCCGCTTCGACGACGCCGCGCAGGTCTTCCAGGCGCTTTACCGGGCCAATGGCTCGCCGCAGGCGATGTCCGGCTTGACGGCGATCCGGGACATCACCCAACGCAACCGATATTAG
- a CDS encoding glycosyl hydrolase family 8, with translation MRRLRAALTATLLCLTSGAQAALPAGAWELYRQKFVTAEGRVVDDANGGISHSESQGYGLLLACLAGDRGSFASILSFTRTELLIRDDGLAAWRWDPKATPRVTDINNASDGDLLIVEALACAGTRWSMPAYTTAARQIARSLAKVALLKRGGETWLMPAAKGFSEQERADGPVINPSYWVFETFPMLTKLTGDQSWMQVQASGLKLLDELAKRKVPAADWLSLKGEPKPADGFPPQFGYNALRIPLYLLRAGLADKQRLEPFRQAWANGTAVIDVPTGKPAEPLPDVGYRILAAAIACALDRTPVPAELKTFLPTAYYPSTLHLLALSMLSERYPQCM, from the coding sequence ATGAGACGGCTTCGCGCAGCCTTGACCGCGACCCTGCTCTGTCTCACCTCCGGCGCACAGGCCGCCCTGCCGGCCGGCGCCTGGGAGCTCTATCGCCAGAAGTTCGTCACCGCCGAGGGCCGTGTCGTCGACGACGCCAATGGCGGCATCAGCCATAGCGAGAGCCAGGGTTACGGCCTGCTTCTGGCCTGCCTCGCCGGCGATCGCGGCAGCTTCGCCAGCATCCTCTCCTTCACCCGGACCGAACTCCTGATCCGCGATGACGGCCTCGCCGCCTGGCGCTGGGACCCGAAGGCTACGCCCCGCGTCACCGACATCAACAATGCCAGCGACGGCGACCTCCTGATCGTCGAGGCCCTCGCCTGCGCCGGCACACGCTGGTCGATGCCGGCCTACACCACCGCGGCCCGCCAGATCGCCCGTTCGCTGGCCAAGGTCGCGCTCCTGAAGCGCGGCGGCGAAACCTGGCTGATGCCGGCGGCGAAGGGTTTTTCGGAACAGGAACGGGCGGACGGCCCAGTGATCAACCCGTCCTATTGGGTGTTCGAGACCTTTCCCATGCTTACCAAGCTCACCGGCGACCAGAGCTGGATGCAGGTACAGGCCAGCGGGCTGAAGCTGCTCGACGAGCTTGCCAAGCGGAAGGTACCGGCTGCCGACTGGCTCTCGCTCAAGGGCGAGCCGAAGCCGGCGGACGGCTTCCCGCCGCAATTCGGCTACAACGCGCTGCGCATCCCGCTCTATTTGCTGCGGGCGGGCCTTGCCGACAAGCAGCGCCTCGAACCGTTCCGCCAGGCCTGGGCCAATGGCACCGCCGTGATCGACGTGCCGACCGGCAAACCCGCCGAACCGTTGCCGGATGTCGGTTATCGCATCCTGGCCGCGGCGATCGCCTGCGCGCTCGACCGCACCCCTGTTCCAGCCGAGCTGAAGACCTTCCTGCCGACGGCCTACTATCCGTCGACGCTGCATCTGCTCGCCCTCTCGATGCTGAGCGAGAGGTATCCGCAATGCATGTGA